One stretch of Lacimicrobium alkaliphilum DNA includes these proteins:
- a CDS encoding class I SAM-dependent methyltransferase produces MTVIPVMAASGEFQTQAQDVAQKWRLPLARADLNSGLVLWLDDKGLALKTLDDAKMGAVQVDFAASSISWRRQHGGGKNEAIAKAVGIKGSYRPAVLDATAGLGRDAFILASLGCHLTLLERSNVVSALLEDGLQRATKDQELGRWLPQNMQLLSEGAVSVMTHWQGEKPDVVYLDPMFPHRKKSALVKKEMRLFQQLLGPDEDADSLLPPALQLAQKRVVVKRPAGAPWLDEKKPHIEMTGRANRFDVYLIHGSKT; encoded by the coding sequence ATGACAGTGATCCCGGTCATGGCCGCCAGCGGCGAATTTCAGACTCAGGCGCAGGATGTCGCGCAAAAGTGGCGTTTACCGCTGGCCCGGGCTGATCTTAATAGCGGTCTGGTGCTGTGGCTGGATGACAAGGGACTGGCGCTGAAAACGCTGGATGATGCCAAAATGGGGGCCGTACAGGTGGATTTTGCTGCAAGCTCCATAAGCTGGCGTCGTCAGCACGGCGGCGGTAAAAATGAAGCCATCGCCAAAGCGGTGGGCATCAAGGGCAGTTACCGGCCCGCGGTGCTGGATGCCACTGCCGGCCTTGGCCGGGACGCCTTTATTCTTGCCAGTCTCGGTTGCCATCTGACCCTGCTCGAGCGCTCCAATGTGGTCTCTGCACTGCTTGAAGACGGTTTGCAACGGGCAACAAAAGATCAGGAACTTGGCCGCTGGCTGCCACAGAATATGCAACTGTTAAGCGAGGGTGCGGTATCTGTGATGACACACTGGCAGGGAGAAAAGCCCGATGTGGTCTATCTGGATCCGATGTTTCCCCACAGAAAAAAATCGGCACTGGTAAAAAAAGAAATGCGCCTTTTTCAGCAGTTGCTTGGCCCCGATGAAGACGCCGACAGCCTGCTGCCGCCCGCTTTACAGCTGGCGCAAAAGCGCGTGGTGGTAAAACGGCCTGCCGGGGCCCCTTGGCTTGATGAGAAAAAGCCCCATATAGAAATGACGGGCCGGGCCAACCGTTTTGATGTTTATCTTATTCATGGCTCAAAAACCTAA
- a CDS encoding peroxiredoxin, producing MIQPGQSLPDMKFSLRENGEGKEVSTADLFAGKKVVLFAVPGPFTPTCSEAHVPGYVALADKLKEKGADSIICTAVSDAFVMEAWSKDQNASELLMLADGDASFAKALGMDMDTGTFGGIRSKRYSMLVVDGKVEKVNLEEPGKFEVSDAQTMLEQLS from the coding sequence ATGATTCAGCCAGGACAATCTCTCCCCGATATGAAGTTTTCCCTGCGTGAAAATGGCGAGGGCAAAGAAGTAAGCACCGCAGATCTGTTCGCCGGTAAGAAAGTGGTACTTTTTGCGGTTCCGGGCCCTTTTACGCCGACCTGTTCCGAGGCCCATGTGCCGGGTTATGTGGCACTGGCCGACAAGCTCAAAGAGAAAGGTGCCGACAGCATTATCTGTACCGCTGTCAGTGATGCTTTTGTGATGGAAGCCTGGAGTAAAGACCAGAATGCCAGTGAGCTTTTAATGCTGGCCGATGGCGATGCCAGTTTTGCCAAAGCACTGGGCATGGATATGGATACCGGTACCTTCGGTGGCATCCGTTCCAAGCGTTATTCGATGTTGGTAGTGGATGGCAAAGTGGAAAAGGTTAACCTCGAAGAACCCGGCAAGTTTGAGGTGAGTGACGCCCAGACCATGCTGGAACAGCTTTCTTAA
- a CDS encoding NAD(P)/FAD-dependent oxidoreductase: MASYDVIVIGAGAAGLFCAAQAAKRGRSVLLLDHAKRIGGKILMSGGGRCNFTNMYAAPENYLSNNSHFCKSALSRYTQWDFIALVAEYGIDYHEKTLGQLFCDDSAKAILKMLLSECDKAGVQLRHPVEVQQIEKNDAGFTLASSHGEFCCQSLVIATGGLSIPKLGASPFGYKVAEQFGLKVLPTRAGLVPFTLHEQDKSVLAELSGVSLDATAECHHTRFHENILFTHRGLSGPAVLQISSYWQPGDAVLFNLSPTQDLLPLLEQQQQQHPDALLSTALAKHYPKRFVQVAIDYFGLNNKPLKQFQGKQLQQVAQAFEQWALKPNGTEGYRTAEVTLGGVDTDELSSKTMESKQVPGLYFIGEVMDVTGWLGGYNFQWAWSSGWVAGQVV, translated from the coding sequence TTGGCAAGCTATGATGTGATCGTTATCGGCGCGGGAGCTGCGGGCCTTTTTTGTGCGGCGCAGGCGGCAAAGCGCGGGCGTTCTGTGTTGCTGCTGGATCACGCCAAACGTATTGGCGGCAAGATCCTGATGTCAGGTGGTGGTCGCTGCAACTTTACCAATATGTATGCCGCCCCCGAAAACTATCTGAGCAATAATTCCCATTTCTGCAAGTCAGCCCTGAGTCGCTATACCCAGTGGGATTTTATCGCCCTGGTGGCCGAATATGGCATTGATTACCATGAGAAAACCTTAGGTCAGCTGTTTTGCGATGACTCGGCTAAAGCCATCTTAAAAATGCTGCTCAGCGAATGCGACAAGGCCGGGGTGCAGCTACGCCATCCCGTCGAGGTGCAGCAGATTGAAAAAAACGATGCAGGATTCACCCTTGCCAGCAGCCATGGCGAATTTTGCTGTCAGTCACTGGTTATCGCTACCGGGGGCCTGTCGATTCCCAAACTCGGTGCCAGCCCCTTTGGTTATAAGGTGGCGGAGCAGTTCGGTCTGAAGGTGCTGCCCACCCGCGCCGGTCTGGTGCCCTTTACCCTGCATGAGCAGGATAAAAGCGTGCTGGCAGAGCTCAGTGGCGTGTCCTTAGATGCCACCGCAGAGTGTCATCACACCCGCTTTCATGAAAATATTTTATTTACTCACAGAGGCTTAAGCGGCCCGGCCGTATTGCAGATCTCATCCTACTGGCAGCCGGGTGATGCCGTACTGTTTAACTTAAGCCCCACCCAAGATTTACTGCCCTTGCTGGAACAGCAACAACAGCAACACCCGGACGCACTGCTTTCCACCGCGCTGGCAAAACACTACCCCAAACGTTTTGTGCAGGTGGCCATCGACTATTTCGGGCTTAACAACAAACCGCTCAAACAATTTCAGGGCAAACAGTTGCAACAGGTAGCCCAGGCATTTGAACAATGGGCCTTAAAGCCCAATGGCACCGAAGGCTACCGCACTGCCGAAGTGACCCTGGGCGGTGTCGACACCGACGAACTGTCATCCAAGACCATGGAATCGAAACAGGTACCAGGGCTGTATTTTATCGGCGAAGTGATGGACGTCACCGGCTGGCTTGGTGGCTACAACTTCCAGTGGGCCTGGAGCAGCGGCTGGGTCGCCGGTCAGGTGGTTTAA
- a CDS encoding catalase family peroxidase, with protein MMKLMYSVSAGVTAALLSTLTAPVLAATNPVQAVDFINLFEKLSGKQPGIRKAHARGLCATGTFTPEQNAHFPGAALLSGGELPVVMRFSVGGGNPEADERAPGARGMGMQITLPEGSRHIFTGNNFPVFAGKDPQTFFGLLQTFVPDEQGQRDPQKTIQYAEQNPSVKANLAWQQSAGTAASYANTEFFGLHTFFYNKDDAEQTKFRWHLLPDLGVKTLSEDEAQAMEADFLADTMKQQLDAGEVSYSLMATIGKPEDTNIDPSVQWPDNREQVKLGTVRLSSSGGEHCTPVNFDPNVLSAGFSPSDDPVLKMRSAAYAISFGKRLSGQ; from the coding sequence ATGATGAAACTGATGTATTCTGTAAGTGCTGGCGTTACAGCCGCCCTGTTGTCCACTTTGACGGCGCCGGTGCTGGCTGCCACTAACCCGGTTCAGGCCGTTGATTTTATTAACCTGTTTGAAAAACTCTCCGGCAAGCAACCCGGCATTCGCAAGGCCCATGCCCGCGGGCTGTGTGCCACCGGCACCTTTACTCCTGAGCAAAATGCGCATTTTCCCGGGGCCGCCTTATTATCCGGCGGTGAGTTGCCGGTGGTAATGCGTTTTTCTGTGGGCGGCGGCAACCCTGAGGCCGACGAACGGGCACCTGGTGCAAGGGGTATGGGGATGCAAATCACTTTACCTGAAGGCAGCAGACATATATTTACCGGGAACAACTTTCCGGTATTTGCCGGAAAAGACCCTCAGACCTTCTTCGGCCTGCTGCAGACCTTTGTTCCGGATGAGCAGGGCCAGCGCGACCCGCAAAAAACCATCCAATACGCCGAGCAAAATCCCAGTGTCAAAGCCAATCTGGCCTGGCAACAGAGCGCCGGCACTGCCGCCTCTTATGCCAATACCGAGTTCTTCGGCTTACATACCTTTTTCTACAATAAAGACGATGCTGAACAGACAAAATTCCGCTGGCATCTGCTGCCCGATTTGGGTGTAAAGACCTTGTCAGAGGACGAAGCTCAGGCCATGGAGGCTGATTTTCTGGCCGATACCATGAAACAACAACTGGATGCCGGTGAGGTCAGTTACAGTCTGATGGCCACCATTGGCAAACCCGAAGATACCAATATTGACCCGTCGGTACAGTGGCCCGATAACAGAGAGCAGGTGAAACTCGGCACGGTTCGCCTGAGCTCCTCAGGTGGCGAGCATTGCACACCAGTCAACTTTGACCCCAATGTACTCTCTGCCGGATTCTCTCCAAGTGACGATCCGGTGTTAAAAATGCGCTCCGCTGCTTATGCCATCTCCTTCGGCAAAAGGCTCAGCGGCCAGTAA
- a CDS encoding phosphate-starvation-inducible PsiE family protein produces the protein MAEQKSGQSSARITSTEPKNELHQELPVDFPDPFFRGLHHVIRFAIRVLAVLMVAVILWGVGDVVYIIYERLITPPILLLDINDIFYTFGGFMAVLIAVEIFINIRLYLGTNIFPVQLVVATALMAIARKVIVLDFDQITPMYLIGIAATTLALGITYWLLRKSSDQEYPEH, from the coding sequence GTGGCAGAACAAAAATCAGGACAAAGCTCAGCCAGGATAACCAGCACAGAGCCAAAGAATGAATTGCATCAGGAATTGCCGGTTGATTTTCCTGATCCGTTTTTTCGTGGCTTACATCATGTGATCCGTTTTGCCATACGGGTGCTGGCGGTATTGATGGTTGCCGTGATCCTCTGGGGCGTCGGGGATGTGGTGTACATTATTTATGAGCGGCTGATTACGCCACCGATTTTGCTGCTCGATATCAACGACATTTTCTATACCTTCGGCGGCTTTATGGCGGTGCTGATTGCGGTGGAGATCTTTATCAATATCAGGCTGTATCTGGGCACCAATATCTTCCCGGTACAGCTGGTTGTCGCCACGGCACTGATGGCCATTGCCCGAAAAGTCATAGTGCTGGACTTTGATCAGATTACTCCCATGTACCTCATCGGTATTGCCGCCACCACCCTGGCTTTGGGGATCACTTACTGGCTGTTGAGAAAAAGCAGTGATCAGGAATACCCCGAGCACTGA
- a CDS encoding methyl-accepting chemotaxis protein: MAQSLFRTGLVALGTLICTGLVLWLITGQILQFVALAVIILAAQALIYARQQAVPETEQAQSAQSKSDQTLHQLARNSGANAISTAELSFAITNLHQVLASTVERLQQVAKSSDVINRRAQDIHHITGEVAEAGEQTRLISIQGQQQVESLSRDITEIVSASRQAEQTIAGLRDKAEKIRSVTNVIQSIADQTNLLALNAAIESARAGEHGRGFAVVADEVRTLALRTSKATVEVGELVEGIHHETQQAADIINRLAEQVDRQSATTHQVADQLGQIARHAEEVDQQLKSIAGSLGENQQDLSENTLLLDSLTGDLSSQQQQMKQLTEQAERLESQAEQLLALLVTSDDSSAHRRIFSIAEQTARRIGQRLEQALAKGELSEAQLFSRDYTQVKGIALTKFDTPYSAFFDRILPEYQEQALNSEDHIVYAIVTDPNGYVARHNNGFNQPLTGDSKKDLLGNRSRRMFDDKTGSRCGAHTQQLLLQTYKRDTGEVMHDLSVPLYVNNKHWGGFRIGYRPLE, translated from the coding sequence ATGGCTCAAAGTCTGTTCCGAACCGGACTGGTAGCGCTGGGCACACTTATCTGCACTGGCCTGGTTCTGTGGCTGATTACAGGCCAGATTCTGCAGTTTGTGGCACTGGCGGTAATTATACTTGCGGCTCAGGCCCTGATCTACGCCAGGCAACAGGCAGTGCCGGAAACGGAACAAGCCCAGTCAGCACAAAGCAAATCCGATCAGACCCTCCATCAACTGGCCCGTAACTCAGGGGCTAACGCTATTTCCACTGCAGAGCTCAGCTTTGCCATCACCAATCTGCATCAGGTATTAGCCAGCACCGTAGAGCGCCTGCAACAGGTGGCGAAAAGTTCCGATGTGATCAACCGGCGGGCGCAGGACATTCATCATATTACCGGCGAAGTGGCTGAGGCAGGAGAACAGACCCGATTGATCAGCATTCAGGGGCAGCAGCAGGTGGAGTCGCTCTCCCGCGATATCACTGAAATCGTCAGTGCCAGTCGTCAGGCGGAGCAGACCATCGCCGGGTTGCGTGATAAAGCGGAGAAAATCCGCAGCGTGACCAATGTGATTCAGAGTATTGCCGACCAGACCAACCTGCTGGCATTGAATGCAGCCATTGAATCGGCGCGGGCCGGTGAACATGGTCGTGGCTTTGCAGTGGTGGCCGATGAAGTTCGCACCCTGGCCCTGCGTACCTCAAAGGCGACGGTGGAAGTTGGCGAGCTGGTGGAAGGGATTCACCACGAAACCCAACAGGCAGCAGATATCATTAACAGACTGGCCGAGCAGGTGGATCGTCAATCCGCGACGACTCATCAGGTGGCCGATCAACTTGGCCAGATAGCCCGGCATGCCGAAGAGGTGGATCAACAACTCAAAAGCATTGCCGGCAGCCTGGGAGAGAACCAGCAGGATCTGTCCGAAAACACCCTGTTACTGGATTCTCTGACCGGAGATCTGAGTTCACAGCAACAGCAGATGAAACAACTCACGGAGCAGGCCGAGCGGCTGGAAAGTCAGGCCGAACAGCTGCTGGCGTTATTGGTTACCTCTGACGACAGCTCTGCCCATCGCAGAATATTCAGCATCGCTGAGCAAACCGCCCGACGTATCGGCCAGCGACTGGAACAGGCCCTGGCAAAAGGAGAACTGTCTGAAGCGCAGCTTTTCAGCCGCGATTACACTCAGGTTAAGGGGATCGCACTGACCAAGTTTGATACGCCTTATTCCGCGTTTTTTGATCGGATACTGCCCGAATATCAGGAACAGGCGCTTAACAGTGAAGACCATATTGTCTATGCTATTGTCACCGACCCCAACGGATATGTCGCCAGGCACAACAATGGCTTTAACCAGCCGCTGACCGGTGACAGCAAAAAAGATTTGCTCGGCAACCGCTCGCGACGCATGTTTGACGACAAGACTGGCAGCCGCTGCGGGGCGCATACTCAGCAGCTGTTATTGCAAACCTACAAACGCGATACCGGCGAAGTCATGCATGATCTGTCGGTGCCCTTATATGTTAATAACAAGCATTGGGGCGGATTCCGCATCGGCTACAGGCCGCTGGAATAA
- a CDS encoding BlaI/MecI/CopY family transcriptional regulator has protein sequence MAKHQPTAPELEVLKLLWNTQPRTGKEIHQVLTALYGWTYSSTRKTLERMSDKNFVRTSTRGNKNLYYAELQKVPTLAAFASDFARRVLEIDTPLPVNFFSDSHLINEDELAELEGLLQQVPTTKSKQGGAA, from the coding sequence ATGGCGAAACATCAGCCTACCGCCCCTGAACTCGAAGTACTGAAGTTACTCTGGAATACCCAGCCCCGTACCGGCAAAGAAATCCACCAGGTGCTTACCGCGCTTTATGGCTGGACCTACTCATCAACCCGTAAAACCCTGGAGCGCATGAGCGACAAAAACTTTGTTCGTACCAGCACCCGGGGCAATAAAAATCTCTACTACGCAGAGCTTCAGAAGGTACCGACTTTAGCCGCATTTGCCAGCGACTTTGCCCGGCGGGTGCTGGAAATTGATACCCCGCTACCAGTGAACTTTTTCTCTGACAGCCATCTGATTAATGAAGATGAGCTGGCTGAGCTGGAAGGGTTGCTGCAACAAGTGCCAACAACGAAATCAAAACAGGGTGGTGCAGCATGA
- a CDS encoding M23/M56 family metallopeptidase produces MSSNILLSLALWVLLTGLFTLTAGYIARKRRLTPGFWLWTLIAPSVVMLPVPDVLLRHTKYTGAADFSVFEPVVWMADNITTPLQQPWVVSWSLLVLTLIVLVSLAKLARLAWHYHAVLQLAQQSTHCPEALNGHIINSNIDCVLLPAQAPPTSAFVIGLRRPRIVLPQHFLQLSPQQRQMILAHEVNHIRFYDHWWLVAWHIISAVAWFNPFLVRLSAHFTQAVEMRCDAATVAQGRFCPDAYARALIASIKQSVNTTAQPHSAAMQLSFTGHGMGLAAYKQRIRAIIGSGPAPLNWQRQMPVFLVAMLLVLFTRSAYTRALASGPDQWIMPVDKPAISSSFGHVAAIRQNQVHQGVDFKGPVGTAIYASAAGRIMIADATTLSDNYGKVVVVQHGDGWQTLYAHLDSIDTQKGDRVKQGEIIGTMGATGKVTGSHLHFELVQNGQRQDPMVYLGHTRKSGSE; encoded by the coding sequence ATGAGTAGCAATATTCTACTTTCTCTGGCGCTGTGGGTGTTGTTAACTGGCCTGTTCACGCTGACGGCGGGTTATATTGCCCGCAAGCGGCGACTTACCCCCGGCTTCTGGTTATGGACCCTCATCGCGCCTTCGGTGGTAATGCTGCCCGTACCCGATGTCCTGTTGCGGCACACCAAATACACCGGTGCTGCTGATTTCAGTGTATTTGAGCCCGTGGTCTGGATGGCAGACAACATTACAACACCCTTGCAACAGCCCTGGGTGGTGTCCTGGAGTCTGCTGGTATTGACCCTGATCGTGCTGGTGAGTCTGGCAAAACTGGCCCGGCTGGCATGGCATTATCACGCGGTTTTGCAGTTAGCACAGCAGAGCACTCATTGCCCTGAAGCGCTGAACGGCCATATCATCAACAGCAATATTGATTGTGTATTGCTGCCGGCACAAGCGCCACCAACCAGTGCTTTTGTGATTGGATTACGCCGGCCCCGTATTGTGTTGCCGCAGCACTTTTTACAGTTGTCGCCACAACAGCGGCAGATGATCTTAGCTCATGAGGTTAACCACATCCGTTTTTATGACCACTGGTGGCTGGTGGCCTGGCATATTATCTCAGCCGTTGCCTGGTTTAATCCGTTCCTGGTAAGGCTCAGCGCGCATTTTACTCAGGCAGTTGAGATGCGCTGTGATGCCGCGACTGTTGCGCAGGGCCGGTTCTGTCCCGATGCCTATGCCCGGGCTCTGATCGCCAGTATCAAACAGTCGGTTAATACCACGGCTCAGCCACACTCTGCGGCTATGCAACTGAGTTTTACCGGCCATGGCATGGGCCTGGCAGCCTATAAACAACGTATACGCGCGATAATCGGAAGCGGGCCTGCACCCTTAAACTGGCAACGCCAGATGCCGGTTTTTCTGGTGGCGATGCTATTAGTCTTGTTCACCCGATCTGCCTACACCCGGGCGTTAGCCAGCGGGCCGGATCAGTGGATAATGCCGGTCGATAAACCGGCCATCAGTTCGTCATTTGGCCATGTGGCGGCCATCCGTCAGAATCAGGTGCATCAGGGTGTTGATTTCAAAGGGCCCGTTGGCACAGCAATCTATGCCAGCGCTGCGGGCCGGATTATGATTGCCGATGCCACCACGCTTAGCGACAACTACGGCAAGGTAGTGGTGGTGCAACACGGTGATGGCTGGCAGACACTCTATGCTCACCTCGACAGTATTGACACGCAAAAGGGGGATCGGGTTAAACAGGGCGAGATCATTGGTACCATGGGCGCCACCGGCAAGGTTACAGGTTCGCACCTTCATTTTGAGTTGGTTCAGAACGGTCAGAGGCAGGATCCAATGGTCTATTTAGGCCATACACGCAAAAGTGGGAGTGAGTAA
- a CDS encoding M23 family metallopeptidase — MTALSQRHVFALVFVIAALLTFIISSGKDNNPVTATTAASPVPFDSSLSGDSLQSYAQQRRIGAGVTEVQAQPPGQLVTLEPGQNLTRLLGKQGISAHRVALLAIAAKPLLNLGRLQTGINIEVAHPTSTSHRVRLAREYGEIIEATYADNAWSVELKQVPTVYETHEQGLDIRNSLYQDAAQNSIPVDVINSAIMALSHFVDFQRQVQQGDVLEVRYQRTQVSQDPALFAHLQNPLLLTYLRFTNAGEDHRLIRFNDAFYFPDGRLAQSFLMKTPLNGARLSSHFGSRHHPVLGYNRQHKGIDFSAPVGTPIMAAGGGVVKRASRFGSFGNTVIIQHSNGYETLYAHLKGFAGKLRVGERVKQGDIIGYLGNTGLSAGRHLHYEVHRHGRAINPLKLKASADIRLHGEELSRFRQQLARLDRANSQLSSLAP, encoded by the coding sequence ATGACAGCACTTTCCCAACGGCATGTTTTTGCGCTGGTTTTTGTTATTGCTGCGTTACTGACCTTTATTATCAGCTCCGGCAAAGATAATAACCCCGTTACAGCTACAACGGCGGCGTCCCCCGTGCCTTTTGACAGCAGTTTATCGGGCGATTCGCTACAGTCTTATGCTCAGCAACGGCGTATTGGAGCGGGAGTAACAGAGGTACAAGCCCAACCACCAGGCCAGTTGGTTACCCTTGAACCCGGGCAAAACCTTACCAGATTGTTAGGTAAACAGGGTATTTCGGCGCACCGGGTCGCATTGCTGGCCATAGCCGCGAAGCCCTTGCTCAACCTGGGCAGATTACAAACCGGTATCAATATTGAAGTTGCACACCCGACATCCACCAGCCACCGCGTGCGCCTGGCTCGTGAGTATGGCGAGATTATCGAAGCCACCTATGCCGATAACGCCTGGTCAGTGGAATTAAAGCAGGTGCCCACAGTGTATGAAACGCACGAGCAGGGTCTGGATATCCGTAACAGCCTGTATCAGGACGCAGCGCAAAACAGCATTCCTGTTGATGTGATCAACAGTGCCATCATGGCGTTGTCACATTTTGTGGATTTTCAGCGGCAGGTACAGCAGGGGGACGTACTTGAGGTGCGCTATCAACGCACGCAGGTGAGCCAGGATCCTGCCTTGTTTGCACATTTACAAAATCCGCTGCTACTGACGTACTTACGTTTTACTAATGCCGGAGAGGATCATCGTCTGATCCGTTTCAATGACGCCTTCTACTTTCCCGATGGCCGTCTGGCGCAAAGTTTTCTGATGAAAACCCCGCTCAATGGTGCACGTTTGTCTTCCCATTTCGGCAGCCGACATCACCCTGTGCTTGGTTACAATCGCCAGCACAAAGGCATTGATTTCAGCGCCCCTGTTGGCACCCCGATTATGGCAGCAGGTGGCGGTGTGGTGAAACGTGCCAGCCGTTTCGGCAGTTTCGGTAATACGGTGATTATCCAACATAGTAATGGCTATGAGACCCTGTATGCGCATTTAAAAGGTTTTGCCGGCAAACTGCGGGTGGGTGAGCGGGTTAAACAAGGCGATATTATCGGCTACCTGGGTAATACCGGGCTTTCCGCCGGGCGTCATTTACATTATGAAGTGCATCGGCATGGCCGGGCGATTAACCCGTTGAAGCTCAAAGCTTCCGCCGATATCCGCTTGCACGGAGAAGAATTAAGCCGCTTCAGGCAGCAATTAGCAAGGCTGGACCGGGCCAATAGCCAACTGTCCAGCCTGGCACCCTGA
- a CDS encoding GNAT family N-acetyltransferase → MSPITTPRLNLRLLDDNDAAFILELLNDPDWLKYIGNRGVNNLDDARNFIQQGPLAMKQKHGFCMLRVGLKDKDQAIGLCGLLQRDNLPHPDLGFAFLPAGRGAGLATEAAAAVVEQADKDGRPTLLAFCLPDNQGSIKLLKRIGFVFKSEYRQTPDDELLHLYQRDNPTIQA, encoded by the coding sequence ATGTCGCCAATAACCACCCCTCGCCTTAATCTGCGTCTGTTAGATGACAACGATGCTGCCTTTATTCTGGAATTGCTGAATGACCCGGACTGGCTGAAATATATCGGTAATCGAGGGGTTAATAACCTCGATGATGCCCGCAACTTTATTCAACAGGGGCCATTGGCGATGAAGCAAAAACATGGATTTTGCATGCTGCGGGTAGGATTGAAAGACAAGGATCAGGCCATCGGCCTGTGCGGTTTATTGCAGCGCGATAACCTGCCGCATCCGGATCTGGGTTTTGCCTTTTTACCTGCAGGAAGAGGCGCGGGCCTCGCAACTGAAGCCGCCGCAGCTGTAGTCGAACAGGCTGATAAAGACGGCCGGCCCACCCTACTGGCGTTCTGCCTGCCGGATAACCAGGGTTCAATTAAGCTTCTGAAACGTATCGGTTTTGTTTTTAAAAGTGAGTACCGCCAGACACCGGACGATGAGCTTTTGCATTTGTATCAGCGTGACAACCCGACGATACAGGCATAA
- a CDS encoding REP-associated tyrosine transposase, whose product MWITFWQVYPDFASLHPGYGVGVACKERSGLRVEWSIFNVFQMELKTMVRYRRVWVDGGTYFFTLTLIDRHASYLTQYVDELRQAFRESRKNHPFKIEAIVVLPEHLHMILTLPEGVSDYARRIQSIKAIFSRKVANLIPGCCPNNRGEYNLWQRRYWEHLIRDEEDFNSHVDYIHYNPVKHKLVDEVKAWPYSSFHHYVRERILPQDWAGYAFTSNSNFGER is encoded by the coding sequence ATGTGGATAACGTTTTGGCAGGTTTACCCGGATTTCGCTTCGCTGCATCCGGGCTACGGGGTTGGTGTAGCCTGCAAGGAGCGTAGCGGATTGCGGGTTGAGTGGTCTATATTTAATGTTTTTCAAATGGAGTTGAAAACCATGGTTAGATACAGACGGGTCTGGGTGGATGGCGGTACCTACTTTTTTACATTAACGCTGATTGATCGTCATGCGAGTTACTTAACTCAATATGTAGATGAACTCAGACAAGCATTCAGAGAATCTCGCAAAAACCATCCTTTTAAAATTGAAGCAATTGTTGTGTTACCAGAACACTTGCATATGATTCTGACCTTGCCGGAAGGAGTCAGCGATTACGCCAGGCGCATACAAAGCATTAAGGCTATTTTCTCACGTAAGGTCGCAAATCTGATCCCGGGCTGTTGTCCGAACAATCGTGGTGAGTACAACCTTTGGCAAAGGCGGTATTGGGAACATTTAATCAGAGATGAAGAGGATTTCAATTCGCACGTGGATTACATTCACTACAATCCGGTCAAGCACAAGCTCGTTGATGAAGTGAAGGCCTGGCCCTATTCCAGTTTTCATCATTATGTAAGAGAAAGAATTTTACCCCAGGATTGGGCGGGTTATGCCTTTACATCAAATAGTAACTTTGGCGAACGGTGA
- a CDS encoding phosphoribosyltransferase has protein sequence MSEKRFISSAELLRDSFRLAADVYNDGFRPDYIVGIWRGGAPVGISVQEFFDFKKVTTDHISVRTSSYYGINQQSKEIKVHGLHYLIENANADDKLLIVDDVFDSGRSVDALIKQIQKLSRLNTPHDIRIACPWYKPQNSKVDIEPDYYVQTSDEWLVFPHEIADLSEEEIRAGKTDLADVMDLLF, from the coding sequence ATGTCCGAGAAGCGTTTTATCAGTTCTGCAGAACTGCTCAGGGATTCTTTCCGCCTGGCCGCCGATGTGTATAACGACGGTTTTCGCCCTGATTACATCGTAGGGATCTGGCGCGGTGGTGCCCCTGTGGGTATTTCTGTGCAGGAATTTTTTGATTTTAAAAAGGTGACTACAGATCATATTTCCGTACGCACCTCGTCCTATTACGGCATCAATCAGCAATCCAAAGAAATCAAAGTACATGGCCTGCACTACCTGATCGAGAATGCCAACGCCGACGATAAACTGCTGATCGTAGATGATGTATTCGATTCAGGCCGAAGCGTGGATGCGCTGATCAAGCAAATTCAGAAGCTCTCGCGGCTGAACACACCCCATGATATCCGCATAGCCTGCCCCTGGTACAAACCACAGAACTCCAAAGTGGATATCGAACCGGATTATTATGTACAAACCAGTGACGAGTGGCTGGTATTCCCCCATGAGATAGCCGATCTCAGCGAAGAGGAAATCCGTGCAGGCAAGACCGACCTGGCTGATGTGATGGATTTATTGTTCTGA